The stretch of DNA ATCTTCGCTTCCGGAAGCATCCTTCACCGTGATCGTCTTGGCTGCTGTGTCCACAGATTGAACAGTGCCTGTTCCGGATTTGTTCACAAGCCCAGACTTCACTTGAACGATAACCGGTTTCTTAGCGGTGGTGAAGGTTTCCCGCTGCACAATCAATGTGCTGTCATTGCTTATGGACTCAGGAGTAATGGATTTTCCGTTCTGATCTATGAACGAGGTGTTCGCATCATATTCAAAAGTTTGAACATCATTATTCACCAGAAGAAGGAGTTTTCCGTTTAACACGCGAAGCAGGCTGCCCTCGGTTGACTCCAGCTGAGGCGTTGTATCCGTAGTCTCCACATAAGCTGCAGAGCCCGCTTTGTCTACCACCATAACCTTGGTATACAGCTTAAGATCATCCTTTGAGACTGCGGTTTCGGAATCCTTAGTATAGTATACAGAACGATTATCCAGTGTAAAGGAGCGGTTCTTCCCGTCGGTATATACCGAGAGACTGTTATCCTTCAAACTTGTAACAACGCCTTCGAATACATTTGTGTACCCAGGCTTGATATACCCCTGTGCGCGACTGAAGAACGCGGCAATTTGAGCGCGCGATACAGAACCTTGCGGGTCAAAGCGGTTGTTATCCACTCCCTTAGTCAGGTTCAGATCGAGCGCAGTGTTCACATAACCGCGGGCATCAGCAGAAATCTTGGAGTTATCAGTAAAGGTTGTTCCGCGCCCGGCTGCAGCCTTAGCTTCACTTTCCTTGCCTAACGCCCGGACAAGAATCTTAGCGATCCATTCACGTGTTGCTTTCTTCTCTCCCCAGGATTCCTTGGCTCCAGTAGCTGCTACTTCCTCATTCTCGTCAATCAGCTTGTTCTGAATGGCTAGAGCAATATAAGGCTTAAAGTAATTGCCCGATTTGAGCTTAGCGCTTGCCGCACCGCTGTTTAGGCTTCCTTCCGCATTCATAAAACGAATCGCGATCGTAACCGCTTCTTGCTGGGTTACGTAATCATTAGGGCGAAACTTGCCGTTATCCCCCAGGATGATGCCTTGGGCAGCAAGCTTGAAAATATGCTTCTCAGCCCAGTATCCGCTCTTCACATCGCTAAAAATTGAACTAGTGGTAGCTGATTGCGTGACCGCAGATTGGGTGGTTTTTGTTGTTGTCTCTGCAGCAAAGGCGGCAGAGCCGCCTGTAATAAACATCAGAGTAACGAGCATGGTAGCTATCGTTTTTTTGGTGTTTTGTTTTACGCTGTGTCTTTGTGTCAAGTCCCATTCTCCCTTTCAAAAAAAGTTCTGCACTTAACCAAGTTCGACAACCGAGGACCAAATCCTGCTAATTTCGCGTAATTGGATGATCCAAATCTGCTTGTCCCATCAAGCTATCCAGCTTTTGGCCATCTACAAGCAGCTCGATGCTTTTCACTTCGTCGAATTGGAACAGCGTTTTTTTGAGGGAATCCAGTATAAACAGCTCGCCATCTGTCCCCTGTCTTGCCTCATCAGGCAGCGTAATATCAATCGTAACTTCCCCGTTCTTAAACTTTACACTTTTGATGTCGATTTTAGCCCATAATGCAATCAGCTTTGGATCTTCAGTCTTCTGCAAAGCCTGCAGTACCGCTTCGTACTTGCCGGCTTCATCCTTGAAAGAGATCGTCCGCTCAGCCTCTTTAAGCTCGAGAAGCTGGTCGTCTGCATAGTAAACCTTGATGTGCTCTGTTTTTTGAGCCGTACTTTCCTTTTTATCCGTATTGCTCGCAGACGCTTTACCGTCGCCTGTATTAGTACCAGGTGCTGCAGAAACTGTATTGTCATCCTTAGACATCGGCTTCTGGGAAGCCCCTTGATTTGTCAGGTCCTGGCTAACTTGGCTTCCTTGGACCGTGTCGTTCTCCGTGGGTGCAGAGGCCTCCGGCTTCTTGCCGCAGCCTGCGAGCATGGTTAGTGAGATTATCATAACGATTGCAGTTGTCCATGTCTTGTTCATCTTCATGCTGTCCCCCCTCTTTTTTGATCACAAAATGACTGACCTTATTTACTTAATACCCAAAATATTCTTTAATGCCTGCAACAATCCCTTCAGCCACTCGCTGCTGGAACGAATCCGTGAACATCTGCGCCTCATCACCCTTATTGCTCAGGAATCCCCCTTCAAGCAGCACTGCGGGCATTTTGGTCTCCCTCGTGACATGCAGGCTCGCTGTTCGAACCTTACGATCCGGTAGGCCTGTGGCCTTAACCAAATATTTGTGCATAATTTTTGCAAGCGCAGCACTGTCGCCGCGTGTATAATATGTCTCCACCCCGGTCGCTGCAGAGCTGCCGCTGTTCCCATGTACAGAAACGAACAGATCTGCGTTCAGATCGTTAGCGATCTTTACGCGTTCAGATAAAGAAGGATAAGTATCACTATTGCGGGTTAGCACATAATTAATATTTGGTTCTTTCTTCAAAAGCTTCTCTACCTTCAGCACGACTGCTAAATTGAAGTCCTTCTCCTTCTTCTTGGTTACACTAATCGCTCCCGGGTCACTGCCGCCGTGGCCGGCATCAATGACAACCAGCTTCTTTCCACTGCCGGAATTGCCAGGTGAATCCGCTTTATTCAGATCCAAAATAATCAAACCATCATTCAAATTAATCAAGTCATAAGACTTGGCTTTATTCAGATCAAGCACAATTCGAATCGTAGATGGAGAGCTGTTATAAAGAGAGTAACGCACCTTGGAAGCCACCGGATAGCCCGAAATGTCAAGCTCCCCCGTCTGCTGAGCGCTCAAAGGGTAGCCTGCAGGGAACGAATCTGCAAATTTCGTATTAGGCAGATCCATGACAATGCGGTTCGGTGAAGTTAAGGTTGACATCTTCGGTGTCACACTTCCCTCCACAGATACAACCAGACGATTCTCAGTGAAGGTAATCCCTGACACAGCGGCCAGGTTATCTTGGCTTTCATTGCTTCCTGAAGAATTGCCGGAATTGCTGCCTGGCAGTGTCGTGTTTCCTCCCCCGTTAATCGGGGTAATTAGATATACGGTTTTGGTTTTTTGATCCCAATTAACCTTAAGGCCCGTCTCCTCACCAACAAAACGAAGCGGCACAAAGGACGTACCGTTTTTAATCATTGGAGCTGCACTTAGAGTCTTCTTCACCCCATCAACGGTAGCTGTTTTACTGCCGACAACCAGCTTAATTGTTTTTCCAGACTGCTGTATAGTGACCGTGCTCGTCTTGTTATTCCATCCAACGTTGTAACCAAGCTCCTCCATGACGACACGAATAGGAATCAACACAGTGTTTTGAACCACTTGAACCTGTTTTTCCTTTTTCAGGTTAAGTTGTTTGCCATCCAGGTTGATGTGAGTCCCGCTCGCTGCATGTCCAATCCCCGGAAATGCCAGTACACAAAGAAACAATACTACCAAAAAACCAAATTTCTTCATTCTTCACCCTTCCATTCTTTAGATTTGTCAGAAGGATGCCTTAGGGTTATTTCACTTGATCAAAGAGCAGCTTCTGACGGTTTATTAGACGCCTCTCTCGCTCAAAAGTTGCGAAATTTTAACCATTTCCCTATGAATTTGTCTTTTTATTTCCAGTTTCCACCTAAAAGCTGCTAGATTTGCACAGAAAAAAAGCCAAGCTTAGGAACTGCTGCTCCTAACTTGACTTTATTCATACTAAACGCAGCGCATGCCGCTTTGTTCATTAACTCGGACTATCATTGGCCAAAGAACTCTTTTAGTCCTGCAACAATTCCTTCAGCCAAACTCTGCTGAAATTCCTCTGTATACATAGCCTTTTCATCGGTTGGGTTACTTAGGAAGCCACATTCAAGCAGAACAGCAGGCATTTTGGTATTCTTCGTTACATATAAGTTCCCTGGCTTAAGACCGCGGTCTTTAAGTCCTGTTGCCTCAAGCATATATTTTTGCATAATCCTCGCCAAGTTCTGGCTGTTCTTATTCGTGTAATGGGTTTCGACTCCATTTGGAATAGGATTAGCATCCACCTTGTTGCCATGAATCGATACGAACACATCCGCGTTCAAGTCATTCGCAAGCTTAACCCGCTTTTGCAAAGTGGGGTAAGTATCATCGTCCCGAGTCATTACTACGTCTAGCCAGGACTCCTGTTCAAGGAGCTTCTGTACCTTAAGAGCCACAGCTAATGTAAACTCCTTCTCATTCCGGTTAGTAATGCTGCCAGCACCCGGGTCGCTCCCTCCATGACCGGCGTCAATAACAACTAGCCTCTGACCTTCCTTTCCTTCTCCCTGAGAAGGTTCTGCCTCGGAAGTGTTCAGATCAATAATGATCAACCCGTCTTTGTTATCAACTACGCTGTAATTCACAGCCTTGGTTAAATCAAGCACAACTCGTATAGTCGAAGGATTCGAGCTGAACAGGGAATATCTTACGTCCTTTACATCCGGGTATTCCTCGATACCAATCTGCCCTGTAAGGCTGCTATCGAGAGGAAGACCGCTATCAAAGTTCGCAGCAAAGGACGTATTAGCTAAATCAACGACAATTCGGTCCGGACCGGTCATCTTGAACACTTTTGGAGTAACAGAGCCTTCAACCGCAAGAATCAATCGATTTTCGCTAAAGCTCAAATTCTTCAGAGATGCCGATGTAGACGTGGATGGTTGATTGGTTGCTGGAGTGATCTCAGAGCCGCCTCCTGGGGCCGGAACTGTGCTTCCCTGCGAACTTCCCGCACTTCCCTTACCGGGCACACTGACATCTCCATTCCCTGATAAAGCTGCAGCAGACTTCACATACACCGTCTTGGCATCACTGTCCCATTTTACATCAGCACCCGTCTGCTCTCCAATAAAGCGCAGCGGTACAAACGTTGTCTTCGTGCTTGAGGAGCCGCTGAGCATGGGCGCTGCAAGCATCTTAACTTCCTTGCCGTTGACCTGGGCAGTCTTGCTGCCTACGATCAGCTTAAGTGTCGTTCCACCCTGCTCGATGGTCACGGTTTGCGTTTTGTTGGCCCAAGTAACTTTGTAACCGAGCTCCTCGGTAATCAAGCGAAGAGGAACCATGACCGTATTGCTGATCGTCTTCACTTGTTCATCCTTCGAGAGACTCAAAGCTCTGCCGTCCAGATTAATATGTGTCTCCTTCCCTGCCGCTTGGGTCAAACCCGGAAGCAGCAGTAAGAACAGCAGTAAGAACGCAACAAATCCATACTTCTTCATCTGTAATCCCTACCATCCCGATTTTTTTGCCCTTTAAAGGACTGTGCTGGGAATGATTCCATTCCCTGTAAACTGTAATCTACTAATATAAAGGACGACACGACATGGCAAAAGTTGCACCTGTCTAACATTTTAACAGGTAATTTTTCCCCATGATAGACTTAATTTTTCTTTTTTGGACAATCCCTTAGATGAACGCAGATATACAAAGACCCCCATTCCCACATAGGTGGAATTGGAGGCCCGTTTAACTAATCTAATTGTTCTGCTAGGCAAACAGCCGGTCTGCGTTCTTTTGTTCGTAGGCAGTGATCCGATCCTCATGCTGCAGGGTTAATCCGATATCATCCAGCCCTTGGAGCAGAAATTGACGGCGATGCTCATCCAAGTCGAATTCCAGCTTCAGCCCGTAGGGATCCGAAATCACCTTGTTCTCCAAATCTACTGTCAGCTCATACCCCTCATGGGCAGCAGTACGCTGGAACAGCTCCTCGACTTGTTCTTCCTCCAGCTTAATCGGCAGAATTCCATTCTTGAAGCAGTTATTGTAGAAGATATCTGCAAAAGAAGGCGCGATTACACAGCGGAACCCATAGTCCATAATAGCCCATGGCGCATGCTCTCTGGATGAACCACAGCCGAAGTTAACCCTGGATATCATCACGGATGCACCTTGATAGCGTGGCTTGTTAAGCTCAAAATTTGGATTCACACTGCCATCCTCGTGAAATCGCCATTCGTAGAACAAAAATTGTCCAAACCCAGTCCGTTCAATCCGCTTAAGGAATTGCTTAGGGATTATAGCGTCCGTATCCACATTCACGCGGTCAACGGGACCGACGATGCCTGTTAATTTAGTGAAAGCTTCCATCTTCATCTCTCCTTATTATCCGCTCAAGCTTCTTGCTTCTTTTTATCTTTAGCTCACAACTTCTGTCTTAAATGTCCAGTCGCGTACATCAACAAAGCGCCCCTCGATCGCTGCCGCTGCAGCCATGGCTGGTGAAACCAGATGGGTTCTGCCGCCGCGGCCCTGACGCCCCTCAAAGTTACGGTTCGAAGTCGATGCACAGCGCTGGCCCGGCTGGAGTACATCGGGATTCATCGCCAAACACATGCTGCAGCCTGCTTCGCGCCATTCGAATCCGGCTTCTGTGAATATTTTATCAAGCCCTTCCTTCTCGGCCTGAATTTTTACCCGGCCGGAGCCTGGCACAACGATTGCAGTAACCTTATCGGACACTTTATAGCCTTTGGCTACTTGAGCCGCTGCGCGCAAATCCTCAATACGCCCGTTCGTACAGGAGCCGATGAAGACATAATCGATCTCAATCTTAGACATAGGTGTTCCAGGAACCAGTCCCATATATTCAATCGCCTTTTCTGCCGCCTTACGTTCATTCTCACTTTCAAAATCGGCTGGATTAGGCACTGTAGAATTAATATTTGTCCCCATACCCGGGCTTGTTCCCCAGGTTACCTGTGGGATCAGCGTGTCCACGTCAAATTCCACGACGCGATCAAAGATCGCACCTTCATCAGTCGTAAGCTGCTTCCAGCGGGCAACCGCTTCATCAAAGGCAGCCCCTTGCGGAGTATACTGGCGTCCGCGCAGGTATTCAAAGGTGATCTCATCCGGGGCAATTAAGCCGGCACGCGCCCCGCCCTCAATGGACATATTGCAGACAGTCATTCGCTCTTCCATAGATAACTCACGAATGGCTTCACCCGTATATTCGATGACATAGCCTGTGGCGAAATCAGTTCCGTACTTGGCAATAACACCGAGAATCATATCCTTTGCGGTCACCCCTGGCTTCCGCTTCCCTGTGAAGCGGACCTCAAGCGTCTTCGCTTTAGCCTGCTGCAAGCATTGGGTAGCCAGCACATGCTCCACCTCGCTCGTCCCGATTCCGAAAGCAAGCGCGCCGAATGCGCCGTGGGTTGAAGTATGGCTGTCTCCGCATACAATCGTCTTGCCCGGATGGGTAAGACCAAGCTCAGGGCCCATCACGTGAACTACCCCTTGATCAACTGTATCCAGGTCAAACAAAGTAACGCCAAAATCCCGACAGTTCTGCGAAAGGGTATCAATTTGCTGCTTAGAAATTGGGTCAGTAATATTGTAACGGTCCTTTGTCGGCACGTTGTGGTCCATAGTTGCAAACGTGAGCTCAGGTCTGCGTACCTTTCGGCCGCTAAGTCGTAGTCCTTCAAAAGCCTGCGGAGAGGTCACCTCATGCACCAAGTGCAGGTCGATATATAAGACGCTCGGCTTTCCGCTTTCCTCGAAGATTACATGGTTATCCCAAATTTTCTCATACATCGTTTTCTTTTGACTCATTCTTCGTTCACCTCTGCTAACAATATCGTTCATGGGACAAAGCAGCTCTCCGGCAATATTAGCCGCTGCTTTGAAGCTGTTATCAGCATACCATTGAAGCGGTTCATTGATCCAAGATATAAAATCTATAACATTAATAGGTTTATCCTATATAATTGCAAAAAGCCGGGGATTAGGCATTACAGCCACTTCCCTCGGCTTTGTATGTTATCAGTGATGACAAGGTCTTTGATAGACCGTTACACTAAATTCAGCTAGACCGCTGCTTAACGTTCTTCGCCTCCTCTAAGCTGCTAGCGGCTTGTACAGTTACTGTTATATTCCCTACCTCAATACCTTCGGCCAAGGATCTGAACACAACCTGATAGCTGCCTGGTATGGCCAAGTCAATTAATCCTACTGGCACACCGTTAGGGTTCCTAATATCCGCCTGGATACCTAAGCTTCTGATCTCATCTTCAACATCGAATCCCGATGCCAGAAAACTTGCGTTCTTCAACAGGAAATAATCCGTCCCTCTCGCGCTTTGAACTTTCAGATTCCCTATAAGGTCATATTCACCTATCGCAGCAGGGACTGATACATTCCCTGAAGTTCCCCGAATATACGGCTTCGGCTTCTGACCATCCAGCTTTACCTGAGCTCCTGCTGTAATCAGCCCATCTACCCATACTTGCTCAGGTGTTCCCTTTGTGAAATCCAATCCTGCATTTGAAAGGTCAACCGTGCGGAGTGCAGCGTATTGTTCAGGCGAACTCGACATGACTTTCTCAACACTGGATTTGCTTAAATCCACAGAAATCAGTGCGTAATCCCCCTCTATGTTAATCACCAAAGGATTTACCGTTCCGGTAAATGCAGCCTCAATCGTTGCCAGCCTCTCACAATGGGATATATCCAGTTTCTTCAGAAGGGCCCCATCAAATATTCCTTCCGGAATCGTCGTGATGTTCGTCCGGCTCAAATCAATTTCAGATGCGCTCTTTAGCAGCTCCAGCCCCTTCAGGTTCGTAATCGGCAGGCCGGATAGATCAACTTTGCCCTGATAATTCACAATTTCCTTAAGCGTGACCCCGGCCTGAGCCTCAATAGCTTTCAACAATATGGGGTCCGGTACATCACTGGGCGTGAGCTGTGCATCTGGATTAAACAGGACAACGTGGCTGGAAGGATCGGACAGATTACCAGCATAGTCTTCCAGATACAAAGTTAGCATCGTTCGGTCTTTAAACTTATAATCCATGCTGTTTTTCCCAGTCTCAATATCCATCAGCTGGCTTTTCCCTCTAACTTTATAAGGAAAATCCGCAGTGTCTGTCTCAATCTTGCCCATCCGAACCGCACCATCGGCATAGGTATACAGATGCCACCAGTCGTAGGCTACTGGAGTATCTAGCTTTAGCGGTCGGGTATCCCTGCCTTCGCCAAAATGATAATCTCCGCTATAAGGCTCCGGCGGAACTACATCTGTCAATTTTCCAGTGTGATAGATTCCCGTAGAAGCCTTGCTATGTTTATCCACCGAAGTAATCTTCAGCGAATAGTCACTGCCATCTACGAGCGGTACCGCCAGCTCAGCTTTACCCGCCGATGCCTCCACCTCCGAAGAATATACAACATCACTCGGCTTATGAGTAAGAAACACTTCGAGACGAAGCTTTTCCACATTTGCAGAGGGGCGTTCCCAGCTTACTTTCAAGTTACCTGCATGCAGATAACTCTCGACAGAAGTAACATGGATCTTCCTAGCTTCCTTGGAGAAATCATAGCTGGTCTCAGCGGCCGCCCCTTCACGTCCATCTGCACCCACAGCCTTAAGCATAAGTTTGACTTTGCCGGTCTCCCCATATAAGGACTTCACATAAAAGACATCATCATAAGTTCCACCGAGAAACACCGTCGAACCATTTGACAGCTTCGCATACAGATTATATTTCTTCACCTTGCTGTAATCGTCCAGCTTCCAGGATACATACATCTCCCCTGTATCCAAGGCCTGGTCGATCTTAAAGCCCTCTGGAGCCGGCAATTCCTTTACATCCTGCTGTAATACCTTAAGCTCACCAATATGAATCTGATAGTTCACAATGGGGATATCTGAATCGAAGTTCAGCCCGATCGCAGCAATATCCCGTCCCGTATAAGCACTTATATCAAGCACCTCGGTATCCCAGCCAGCTGTCTTTGATTTTCCAATTTCAAGGTACTCTATTTGATCTGGCGCATCCTTAAAGATCAGCCCGACCTTCATGTGGGTTGCCTGGTTTGCCTTCCCTGTCTTATAGGTCAACGAAAGCTTGGAGTCCGTCTGTACAGGAATATCCGTCTTATAAAGACGCAGATCGTTAGTTCCATCCAGAATCCCGCTAACAGCGAGCGAGCTACCGCCCTCATAGGCCATTCCGTAATCAAAGTCGGCCTTCAGCTTGTGCGAACCCGTTGAGTCCATCCACCACTGCCAGGTTGGCAGCAAATCCTGAATCGTCATATTGGACCATTCATGCTCGTTAGACACTTTACCTTTGCTGAAATATGTTGTCCCGTGTCCTGTGTTGAAGTTTGTAAAAAAGGTCGAATTAATGACAGAGCGCTCAGTAATATAATGGGCAACTCCATCCCAGTAGCTACCGTTCGTTTGAGTTCGTCCCGTGTGTGTCGGATCTTCATTTGGGCCGGACCACCATTTACGCTCGCGTTTGAATACCTGTGCCTGATACTGCGGCTTCGCACGATTGTTCTGATCCGGGGATGAGGTGCCTAAATCTTCATCAAGTCCATTGAAAACAAATTCAGCGCCCAGCATGGCAATACCTGTAGTGGT from Paenibacillus sp. CAA11 encodes:
- the leuC gene encoding 3-isopropylmalate dehydratase large subunit — protein: MSQKKTMYEKIWDNHVIFEESGKPSVLYIDLHLVHEVTSPQAFEGLRLSGRKVRRPELTFATMDHNVPTKDRYNITDPISKQQIDTLSQNCRDFGVTLFDLDTVDQGVVHVMGPELGLTHPGKTIVCGDSHTSTHGAFGALAFGIGTSEVEHVLATQCLQQAKAKTLEVRFTGKRKPGVTAKDMILGVIAKYGTDFATGYVIEYTGEAIRELSMEERMTVCNMSIEGGARAGLIAPDEITFEYLRGRQYTPQGAAFDEAVARWKQLTTDEGAIFDRVVEFDVDTLIPQVTWGTSPGMGTNINSTVPNPADFESENERKAAEKAIEYMGLVPGTPMSKIEIDYVFIGSCTNGRIEDLRAAAQVAKGYKVSDKVTAIVVPGSGRVKIQAEKEGLDKIFTEAGFEWREAGCSMCLAMNPDVLQPGQRCASTSNRNFEGRQGRGGRTHLVSPAMAAAAAIEGRFVDVRDWTFKTEVVS
- a CDS encoding endo-beta-N-acetylglucosaminidase, whose protein sequence is MGRMRRRRSSKVVAAAAAVSLAFSFWNGNLLPAALAGDTLPIIGQGEIGSNQPVEHGYRAQDFLNWNPAADPFAEYLRARIPLQPRIDAYRATQANPKLNPKTSLFNLAGDYGNSFFESFAYNDNFSNYLFNFWQYTDYYGSWHGMATSSVPKELYDPTADWTQRKFEFGILNFPNPAYTNAAHKNGVMSLGCIFLPREGQYHKDWVYKTADGKMPMADKLIEAAKYYGFDGYFLNQETDITKEEIPVFQEFTKYIRDHGLYIQWYDSVINTTGEVQYQREFNSKNSTFVYDPKLGQVSDSIFIDYPWNKTKIQHSVSLAKSLGVDPLTTLYAGVEAGGDRFGNMRNDLRNTLDAEGNTTTGIAMLGAEFVFNGLDEDLGTSSPDQNNRAKPQYQAQVFKRERKWWSGPNEDPTHTGRTQTNGSYWDGVAHYITERSVINSTFFTNFNTGHGTTYFSKGKVSNEHEWSNMTIQDLLPTWQWWMDSTGSHKLKADFDYGMAYEGGSSLAVSGILDGTNDLRLYKTDIPVQTDSKLSLTYKTGKANQATHMKVGLIFKDAPDQIEYLEIGKSKTAGWDTEVLDISAYTGRDIAAIGLNFDSDIPIVNYQIHIGELKVLQQDVKELPAPEGFKIDQALDTGEMYVSWKLDDYSKVKKYNLYAKLSNGSTVFLGGTYDDVFYVKSLYGETGKVKLMLKAVGADGREGAAAETSYDFSKEARKIHVTSVESYLHAGNLKVSWERPSANVEKLRLEVFLTHKPSDVVYSSEVEASAGKAELAVPLVDGSDYSLKITSVDKHSKASTGIYHTGKLTDVVPPEPYSGDYHFGEGRDTRPLKLDTPVAYDWWHLYTYADGAVRMGKIETDTADFPYKVRGKSQLMDIETGKNSMDYKFKDRTMLTLYLEDYAGNLSDPSSHVVLFNPDAQLTPSDVPDPILLKAIEAQAGVTLKEIVNYQGKVDLSGLPITNLKGLELLKSASEIDLSRTNITTIPEGIFDGALLKKLDISHCERLATIEAAFTGTVNPLVINIEGDYALISVDLSKSSVEKVMSSSPEQYAALRTVDLSNAGLDFTKGTPEQVWVDGLITAGAQVKLDGQKPKPYIRGTSGNVSVPAAIGEYDLIGNLKVQSARGTDYFLLKNASFLASGFDVEDEIRSLGIQADIRNPNGVPVGLIDLAIPGSYQVVFRSLAEGIEVGNITVTVQAASSLEEAKNVKQRSS
- the leuD gene encoding 3-isopropylmalate dehydratase small subunit, which produces MEAFTKLTGIVGPVDRVNVDTDAIIPKQFLKRIERTGFGQFLFYEWRFHEDGSVNPNFELNKPRYQGASVMISRVNFGCGSSREHAPWAIMDYGFRCVIAPSFADIFYNNCFKNGILPIKLEEEQVEELFQRTAAHEGYELTVDLENKVISDPYGLKLEFDLDEHRRQFLLQGLDDIGLTLQHEDRITAYEQKNADRLFA
- a CDS encoding N-acetylmuramoyl-L-alanine amidase family protein, encoding MKKYGFVAFLLLFLLLLPGLTQAAGKETHINLDGRALSLSKDEQVKTISNTVMVPLRLITEELGYKVTWANKTQTVTIEQGGTTLKLIVGSKTAQVNGKEVKMLAAPMLSGSSSTKTTFVPLRFIGEQTGADVKWDSDAKTVYVKSAAALSGNGDVSVPGKGSAGSSQGSTVPAPGGGSEITPATNQPSTSTSASLKNLSFSENRLILAVEGSVTPKVFKMTGPDRIVVDLANTSFAANFDSGLPLDSSLTGQIGIEEYPDVKDVRYSLFSSNPSTIRVVLDLTKAVNYSVVDNKDGLIIIDLNTSEAEPSQGEGKEGQRLVVIDAGHGGSDPGAGSITNRNEKEFTLAVALKVQKLLEQESWLDVVMTRDDDTYPTLQKRVKLANDLNADVFVSIHGNKVDANPIPNGVETHYTNKNSQNLARIMQKYMLEATGLKDRGLKPGNLYVTKNTKMPAVLLECGFLSNPTDEKAMYTEEFQQSLAEGIVAGLKEFFGQ
- a CDS encoding N-acetylmuramoyl-L-alanine amidase family protein, with the translated sequence MKKFGFLVVLFLCVLAFPGIGHAASGTHINLDGKQLNLKKEKQVQVVQNTVLIPIRVVMEELGYNVGWNNKTSTVTIQQSGKTIKLVVGSKTATVDGVKKTLSAAPMIKNGTSFVPLRFVGEETGLKVNWDQKTKTVYLITPINGGGNTTLPGSNSGNSSGSNESQDNLAAVSGITFTENRLVVSVEGSVTPKMSTLTSPNRIVMDLPNTKFADSFPAGYPLSAQQTGELDISGYPVASKVRYSLYNSSPSTIRIVLDLNKAKSYDLINLNDGLIILDLNKADSPGNSGSGKKLVVIDAGHGGSDPGAISVTKKKEKDFNLAVVLKVEKLLKKEPNINYVLTRNSDTYPSLSERVKIANDLNADLFVSVHGNSGSSAATGVETYYTRGDSAALAKIMHKYLVKATGLPDRKVRTASLHVTRETKMPAVLLEGGFLSNKGDEAQMFTDSFQQRVAEGIVAGIKEYFGY
- a CDS encoding GerMN domain-containing protein — its product is MKMNKTWTTAIVMIISLTMLAGCGKKPEASAPTENDTVQGSQVSQDLTNQGASQKPMSKDDNTVSAAPGTNTGDGKASASNTDKKESTAQKTEHIKVYYADDQLLELKEAERTISFKDEAGKYEAVLQALQKTEDPKLIALWAKIDIKSVKFKNGEVTIDITLPDEARQGTDGELFILDSLKKTLFQFDEVKSIELLVDGQKLDSLMGQADLDHPITRN